The Geminocystis sp. NIES-3708 genomic sequence GCTTTAATGAGAACAATCAAAGAACAATTAAAGCAGTTTTCTCCCAGTGAAGCGGTAGTATTAGTTGATATTGAATTTGATACTACGGAAATTGCTATTATCGTTGAAGGTGTCCCTCAATTTTCTCGTACTATTCCCATTGGTACTTATCAGATGCAAACGGCTTTAGCCCAATCTATGAATTTACCAAATTCTAAGAATACGGAATTATTACAAGAAATTACTATTCCTAACAATCCTGAACAAACTACCACAAACACTACCAGTAGTCAGACATGGATTAATCCGGGTATGGATTCACTTTTAAGAGTTTTAGGGGAATTAGTCGATGAATTACGCAGATCGATCAATTTCTATTTAAACCAAAGTGGTGATGTTGAAGTAGTACAGTTGCTTTTAGCTGGACCTGGTTCAGGTTTAACACAAATTGATGAATTTTTTACCAAAAAATTGAGTCTTCCAGCCATGCAAGTTGATCCTGTAGCCGCTTTATCTCTAACATTAAAAGATGAATTATCCGTCATGCAACGGGCAGGATTAGGTACAGTAATTGGTTTAGGCATGAGGATGAGTTAGCTATGTACAACATTGATATTAATTTTTTAAAAGATCGTAAGTTAGATACCTCTAGTGCTACTACGACATTTAAGAAAAAAACCGCTAAACCCATGGGTGAGAAACTACCTACTCTCATCGGAGCGGGGGTTGCTGTCGCTTTTATTGCAGCGGTAGGAGGCTCTTTATTATTCTTAAATAATCAGAAAACTAGCACTAATAGTACGATCGCCCAGCTAGATCAAGAAATTCAGCGTTTACAAGGGCAAAATTCTCAAATAAAGCAAATAGAAACGGAAATCGAAGCTATTAATCGAGAAATCGGGATTCTTGTTAGTGTGTTTAACCAAATTAAACCGTGGTCATCTATGCTAACAGAAATTGGTACTGTTACTCCACCAAATGTTCAAATACAAGGAATTACTCAGGCAGAGAATCAAACTTTAACTATTAATGGTTTTGCTAAATCCTATGATGACGTTAATGATTTTTTATTAACTCTCAAGAATTCAGCGTTTCTAAATGGTGAAGCTACTAATTTAACGACTACTAGTATTGGACCTAATCCCGGGAGTGTTGCTACCAGTCGAGCACAAATACTAGGGCAGGAAACTACTGGTGGAGCAACAAATGATGGAGTCGAAATAACTCTACCTCCTGTAGTTTTATATACAATCACCACCGAGATTACTGATAAACCTGCCGAAGAGTTATTAAATCAACTAAGCCGTAGAGGTGCAATTGGTTTAGTATCAAGAATAACTAATCTTCAAAGAAAAGGAGCTTTAAAATTACAAGAAGTAGCGGCTACCGCACAACCAGAAAAACCAGCAGAAGGAGAAGCTAAACAATGACAACATCTTTCAATACTTCCGATGAATTTGATCCCCAAGATGAAGACTTTGGTGAGGGGGGAGATTTTCCCGTTGCCTTTGGCATAACATTTACACCACAAGTAACAGGCATTGCCATCGGTGTTGGTGGTTTTTTAATTGCCGGTTATTTATTTTGGAGTCAAGTTCTCCCAGTATGGAATGAATTATCGGAACTTAACAAACAAAAACAAGAAAAACAATCTCAGTTAGAACAGCTTAATTCTAGCAAACTAGATTTAGTAATCGCTAAAAAACAAAACGAATTAACAGAAGCAAAAGATCTGAAGGAAGATGTATTAAAACTTTTTGCTACAGATCAGACCCTAGATACTCTATTGTTAGATGTAAATAGCTTTACTAACTTTAGCAATATCAAAATGAACACTTTTGTGCCTACTCTTGAGCGACAAACCGTTGCTGATGAGTCTTTTGGTAGTTTAGCTACTAATAATTTACAAGTTAAATCCTATAGTATTGATTTAGAAGGTAGTTTTAATCAGTTACAACTTTTTCTACAAGATTTGGAAAGATTACAACCTCTATTGGTCGTAAAAAATCTTAACACTTCCACTATTAACCCACCGCAATATTTATTAGAAAATAATCAATTAATAACTATTGAACAACCAAAATTAAAAACAACTATTACTTTACAAGCTGTATTTCCTCAAATACAACCACCAGCACCAGCACCAGAGGGTGAAAAACCTCCCGAAGGGCAAAAACCTCCCGAAGGGGAAGCACCAGCTAAGTAAGGCTAGAAAACCAAAAGACTGAGAAATTTGTTGATTTATCGTTAATCAAGATAATATTCAGCTAAGATTGATCCTCTCTTAATAATTAGTTTTTTACCTTTAAAATAATTTCGTAATTCTATTTTTATCCTTTAAAATTTAATCGTGTGTAGGAGTTAAATTTATGAACAAGTTTTCTGTTAATCAAATCAGATTTTTAAGCAGTACTGCCGTTATTCTTCTCGGTTGGCAGTCTTTAGCCTTAGCTAATCCTAGTTTAAATAAAAAACTGAAAATCAAAAATATTCCCAATTCCATCGCCCAATCTTTTCCCCAAAATCAAGATGTATTAATACCGAATCCTTCCATTAAAATTGATGGAAAACCTGTTGATATGTCTCAACCAACACCACCTCCATTCTTACCAAGAGCAGTTGCCCCTCCAGTAGGGGATATGTCAGTGTCGAATGTGAATACCAGTTCACCTACGATTAATTTGGGTACAAATATTACAGTGCCTCGTTTAGTTTTAAGAGATGCACCTACTACTGAAGTACTAGCATTACTTAGTCGTGCGGCTGGATTTAATATTATTTTTACAGATAAGAGTAATGAAGGAAATACTAACACCGTCTCCTTAGATTTAGAAAATGAGCCTGTACAAGATGTTTTTAATAGTGTATTGATGATTTCTGGTTTAAAGGCTAGTCTTCAAGGTAAAACTATTTTTGTAGGCAGTAAATTACCGCCAACGGTAAAAAATGCGATTACTCGCAGTATTCGTTTAAATCAATATAGTGCCATCGGTGCTGCTAGTTTCCTCAACAGTCAAGGTGCTCAAGGGAATATTGTTGAAATCAAAGAAGAAACAAAAGATAATAAAACTACCCGAACTTTTGAAGTTAAAAAATTAGAAAGTGCAGAAAAAGATAACGAGTATTTAGTATTAAAAGGTTTAACAGTCCATGCAGATCCGATAAATGATACTGTTACCTTAGTTGGTGAACCGAATTTAGTACAGACAGCGACTTCTTTTCTAACTCAATTAGATGTTCGTCGTCGTCAAGTAGCTGTAAACGTAAAAGTTGTTGACGTAACATTAGATCAACAAGATAGTTTTGGTTCTAGTTTCTCCTTTGGCATTGATAATACTGGAGTCGTCCAAGATGGTGGTGTTGGGGTTATTAACTTTGGCACGAATAATCAAAATGTTGATCCTCAACAATGGCGAACTAGCGGCATTGAGGGTCCACTAACAAGTGAAGGTTATGTGGATAATGAATTAGTAGATCCTTATAATCAACAAATAACTATCACTGAAGGATTTACTAATAATTTAGCAAATAACCTCGCTAATAGTTTAGCCAATACTTTAAATCAATCAAGTAATAGTAACTTGACCGATAATTTGAATCGTAACTTTACCGATACTATTAACCGAACTTTGAGTCAATTTGGCAATACGTCAAATTTTAGTAGAAATCAAGTGGAAACTTTAAGTAGAGCCTTAACAGAAAATTTAACTAATTCTGTGGCAAATACTTTAAACCAATCAGAAACCAGTGGTTTAACTCGAAATATTACAGATAGCGTTGCTCGTACCGTATCAAGAACATTACAAGGATTACCATTAGCTTCTCCCAATTCAGGACAAATTAGCCCCTTCGGTACAAACGCAGATCCGAATAATCCCGGAACTGCTGCTAATATTCGCCCAGGCCGTAATTTTAACGTCCCTCAAGCCTTTTTAGCCCAAATCAGAGCTAATGTTACTTCTGGAAATGCAAAAATCCTCACAGATCCGACTCTTGTAGTACAAGAAGGTCAGGTTGGTACGGTAGAATTAGTAGAAAATGTTGTAACAAGTGTTAATACATCTATCGATCAATTAAGCGGTGTCAGAACGACAACTCCTGTAATTGAACCTGCTGGATTGACTCTAAATGTAGCTATTCAAAAAATTGATGATAATGGTTTTATTAATTTACAAGTAAATCCTGCTATTAGTGCACCTGGTACGCCTCAAATTTTCCGTAGTGGCGTTGGTGCTGATAACGTTATTACCCCTTTAGTTGAAAGAAAAGTATCTTCTGGCTTAATTCGTTTACGGGATGGACAAACTTTGATTTTATCGGGAATTATCTCTGATGGTGAAAGAACACAAATTTCTAAAGTGCCCATTTTAGGTGATTTACCCATTATTGGTAGTTTATTCAGATCAACATTTAAAGATAAAGCTCGTTCTGAAGTAATTGTTATGCTTACACCGCAAGTGATTGATGATTCTGAAGGCTCTAGCGGTTTTGGTTATAATTATACTCCTTCCCGTGAAACTGGTAAATATCTCCGAGATCGTGGCTTAAATGTACCTACTGCACCTTATTAATAGATCGATAAATCTAAAATTATCATGATTAATTACTTTGATTGATTAAGTTCTAAGATAATCAATAGGGTATGAATATTCAAAATTATTCTTAATATCCCACGAGTAACCAGATATTTTGTTTCAAGGAGTCAAAAATGGATTTATCAAATAAAAACACTGTAAAAAATTTGGAAGCCGCTTTTGGTGGTGAATCAATGGCAAATCGTAAGTATTTATTTTTTGCTGAAGTAGCGAAAGAACTTGGATTTAAAGATTTGTCTAAATTATTTAAAGAAACAGCGAATCAAGAAACAGAACACGCTTTTGCTCATTTTCGTCTGATTCATCCTGAATTAGTAGTAACCGATGCTAGTAAATTAAGTGACGAGGAAAAAAAACAAATTGTTTCTCGTTGTTTAGAATTAGCTATTGAGGGAGAAACTTATGAATATACAACTATGTATCCTGAATTTACTGCTCAAGCCCAAGCAGATAGGGATGACAAAGCAGAAGCTGAATTTCAAGAACAAGAAACAGAATCGAAACAACACGCTGCTATTTTTCGTAAGGCGGCTCAAAACTTTGGCTTTCTTACCAGTATTGAAAATCATCATGCCAATGAATATAATGAAGCTCTGAAGGCTTTAGATGGTAAAGACGGCACTCCTAAAGCTGTTAGTGATGATCCAAATACCCGTAAATGGATTTGTCGTCAATGCTCGATGATTTATGATCCTGTAATCGGAGATCCAGATTCTGGAATTGTTGCTGGTACTATCTTTGAAGATATACCTGAGGATTGGCATTGTCCTATTTGTGGTGCTCACAAAAAACTTTTTGTTCCTTATCAAGAAGCAATCGTATAAGCTCAGATGCATCTAAGTTTACAGGTGATGGTATGTAATCGGCATTCTTGTAATAAATGGGAAAGAATTATTAAAATTTTTTACTAATTTTAAAAGATGTCAGTTAAATGCGTTTTAGTTGAGTACTATTTGACTTATCAATACTTTGCTAATGGTTAATATATATCAAACTTAAATAAATCTTGACCATAGTTACAGATTTATGGAGATAATTGTTGATTATTGATTATTAATTATTGATTACTCTATGTCTGATTTATTAACCATTGCTAAACAAACTCAAGTGGCTGCCCGTGAGTTAGCAATATTGCCAGAGACATCTCGAAATGAAGCTCTAACAGCCATCGCTTCTGCCCTTGAAAAACATCAAAATAAGATTATTGAAGCCAATCAAGCTGATTGTAATGCCTCTGAAGGGGTAATTTCTAGTGCTTTATATGCTCGTTTAAAGTTAAGTGCATCAAAGCTAAAAGATGCGATCGCAGGAGTCAAGGATGTTGGAAATTTACCGGATCCCATTGGCATGGTATCTTTAAAAAGAGAGTTAGATGAGGAATTAATATTACATCGAATCAGTTGTCCTTTAGGAGTTTTAGGCGTAATCTTTGAAGCACGTCCTGATGCTCTAATTCAAATCACCAGTTTAGCGATTAAATCGGGTAATGGTGTTATTTTAAAAGCAGGTAAAGAAGCCTTACAAACTTGTACAACTTTAGTTAAAATTATTCAAGAAACCCTCAAGGAAACTCAAGTTAATCCCAACGCCATTCAACTGTTAACTACCAGAGAAGAAATTAAAGAATTATTGGCGTTAGATGAGTATGTGGATTTAATTATACCCCGTGGCTCAAACGAATTTGTTCGTTATGTTCAAGAAAATACCAAAATTCCTGTTTTAGGGCATGCAGATGGGATTTGTCATTTATTTATTGATTCTGAAGCTGATTTATCCCAAGCTATTAATATCACTGTTGATGCAAAAACCCATTATCCTGCGGCTTGTAATGCTATTGAGACTTTATTAATTCATCGTGAAATTGCATCTCAATTTTTGCCTCCTATTGCAGAAGCTTTAATCGAAAAAGGAGTTGAATTAAGGGGAGATAAAGACAGCCAAAAAATCATTAACTGTCAAAATGCCACGGAAGAAGATTGGCAAACTGAATATAGTGATTTAATTTTAGCAATCAAAATTGTGGATGATTTATCTAGTGCGATCGCACATATTAATCGCTATGGTTCAAAACATACTGATGCCATCGTCACCAAGAATAAAAATAATGCTGAAATTTTTATGAATCAAGTAGATTCTGCGGGGGTGTATCATAATTGTTCTACCCGTTTTGCTGATGGTTTTCGTTATGGTTTTGGTGCAGAAGTAGGTATTAGTACTCAAAAAATGCCCCCCAGGGGACCTGTTGGTTTAGAAGGACTTGTAACTTACAAATATAAATTAATAGGAAATGGACAAATTGCAGCTAGTTATACAGGGGAGAATCCTAAAGATTTTATTCATCGAGATTTGTAGATAAGTAATAAGTGATAAGTAATAATAGTTAAAAATTAATCATAAATTTTCGGGCAAGGTTGGAGAGAATTAACCGCAGTAGGGCAATAAGTTTGTAAGCAAGGATGCCTACTAGCTTCTTCCGTTTCTAAAGGGGGTGGATTTTGCCCGAAAACCATCTCACAACTTAAATCTTCAAAATTAGGTGTCATAGTTAAGGGAATACCAAAAGATTCTGTAAAAAATTTTTGAGTTGGCATTTTACACATATTAATACACATTCCCACACAACCACTTTCTTCAAGATAACGGCATTTTTTGATTTTGACACCACTTTTTTGCCTAATAATTTGCTTATTTATGTTTATAATTTCTACTTCTTGAATTTCTGATTTGCCGACTAACCATTCAAATAAAACTGTAGCAAACCAAGCATTAGATTCACATATCCATTTTGTGGGGGAAAATAAAGTGCGAATCAAATATAAAGCAGGAGAAGGCACTAAAGATTTTAACACTACCTCAACTAATTCTTGTTGTTGTTGAGCTGTGCGCCCTTTCATAATCTGTTGAGATAAATCAACAAAACCATCATAACCTTTATATTTGGGTCTTTTTTTGACGGCTTGAGCCATTTTTCGAGAAAATAAACTAATAAATATTTGATCGATTAAATTATCTTTATATTGAGTTTTTTCGGTAATATTCATAGGTTAATAGTTAATAATGGGAATAATTAGTCATTGTTGCTAATTGTTCAATGCTATAATGTTATGCTGATTTAATATAAAAATTAGCATCATTATTCTAATCTATAAATATATCTAATGATTTGGCCTTTTAAACCTTCAACGACGAAACAAATTGCTCGAATTGAAATTAATGGTGCGATCGCATCACAAACTCGTGAACATGTATTAGAGGCTTTAGAAGTAGTCGAAGAAAAAAAATTCCCTGCTTTATTATTACGGATTGACTCTCCCGGAGGTACAGTTGCTGATTCCCAAGAAATTTATTCGGCTTTGAGAAAGTTAGGAGAAAAAATCAAAATAGTGGCTAGTTTTGGAAATATATCTGCTTCTGGGGGAGTTTATATTGGAGTTGGGGCAAACCATATTGTTTCTAATCCCGGTACTATCACAGGTAGCGTTGGGGTTATTATTAGAGGAAATAACTTACAAAAATTGTTAGATAAAGTGGGAGTTTCTTTTAAAGTAATTAAATCAGGACCTTATAAAGATATTTTATCATTTGATCGAGATTTAACGAATGAAGAAGAAAGTATTTTACAGCAATTGATTGATAGTACTTATCAACAATTTGTGGAAACTGTAGCTGAAGGAAGGAAACTAAGTATTGAAACGGTTAAAAGTTTTGCAGATGGACGTATTTTTAGTGGTCAACAAGCCTTAAAATTAGGATTAGTTGATCGTTTAGGTAGTGAAAAAGATGCGTTTCGTTGGGCTTGTGAATTAGTTAAACTTGATCCTGATAAAACAGAATGTCAAACTATAGAGCAACCAAAATCTTTTGTAAATCGTTTTCTAAATAACCGTAGTCAGGTAAAATCAGGGTTAGGATCTAGCATTAATTGGTTAGAATTTGAATTGGCTACCAGTGGTCAACCTTTATGGTTATATCG encodes the following:
- a CDS encoding beta-carotene isomerase domain-containing protein produces the protein MNITEKTQYKDNLIDQIFISLFSRKMAQAVKKRPKYKGYDGFVDLSQQIMKGRTAQQQQELVEVVLKSLVPSPALYLIRTLFSPTKWICESNAWFATVLFEWLVGKSEIQEVEIININKQIIRQKSGVKIKKCRYLEESGCVGMCINMCKMPTQKFFTESFGIPLTMTPNFEDLSCEMVFGQNPPPLETEEASRHPCLQTYCPTAVNSLQPCPKIYD
- the pilM gene encoding type IV pilus assembly protein PilM, with product MLSFLENLIGGKSSGVGIEINPDKITLAQLTKKGQQYKLLKYHSIDVPEDIFEEGQIVDSPGLAELIDQLLKEAKIKPKQVATAVPMKESIIRIIPIPAELNDQELRDMVLNHEASLYLPYPREEVDLDFQKLGYFVDDDGIEKVQVLLVATRREVTDLYLETFQQAGLKVNVLEINSFALMRTIKEQLKQFSPSEAVVLVDIEFDTTEIAIIVEGVPQFSRTIPIGTYQMQTALAQSMNLPNSKNTELLQEITIPNNPEQTTTNTTSSQTWINPGMDSLLRVLGELVDELRRSINFYLNQSGDVEVVQLLLAGPGSGLTQIDEFFTKKLSLPAMQVDPVAALSLTLKDELSVMQRAGLGTVIGLGMRMS
- a CDS encoding type II and III secretion system protein — its product is MTTSFNTSDEFDPQDEDFGEGGDFPVAFGITFTPQVTGIAIGVGGFLIAGYLFWSQVLPVWNELSELNKQKQEKQSQLEQLNSSKLDLVIAKKQNELTEAKDLKEDVLKLFATDQTLDTLLLDVNSFTNFSNIKMNTFVPTLERQTVADESFGSLATNNLQVKSYSIDLEGSFNQLQLFLQDLERLQPLLVVKNLNTSTINPPQYLLENNQLITIEQPKLKTTITLQAVFPQIQPPAPAPEGEKPPEGQKPPEGEAPAK
- the sppA gene encoding signal peptide peptidase SppA, producing MIWPFKPSTTKQIARIEINGAIASQTREHVLEALEVVEEKKFPALLLRIDSPGGTVADSQEIYSALRKLGEKIKIVASFGNISASGGVYIGVGANHIVSNPGTITGSVGVIIRGNNLQKLLDKVGVSFKVIKSGPYKDILSFDRDLTNEEESILQQLIDSTYQQFVETVAEGRKLSIETVKSFADGRIFSGQQALKLGLVDRLGSEKDAFRWACELVKLDPDKTECQTIEQPKSFVNRFLNNRSQVKSGLGSSINWLEFELATSGQPLWLYRP
- a CDS encoding glutamate-5-semialdehyde dehydrogenase — translated: MIDYSMSDLLTIAKQTQVAARELAILPETSRNEALTAIASALEKHQNKIIEANQADCNASEGVISSALYARLKLSASKLKDAIAGVKDVGNLPDPIGMVSLKRELDEELILHRISCPLGVLGVIFEARPDALIQITSLAIKSGNGVILKAGKEALQTCTTLVKIIQETLKETQVNPNAIQLLTTREEIKELLALDEYVDLIIPRGSNEFVRYVQENTKIPVLGHADGICHLFIDSEADLSQAINITVDAKTHYPAACNAIETLLIHREIASQFLPPIAEALIEKGVELRGDKDSQKIINCQNATEEDWQTEYSDLILAIKIVDDLSSAIAHINRYGSKHTDAIVTKNKNNAEIFMNQVDSAGVYHNCSTRFADGFRYGFGAEVGISTQKMPPRGPVGLEGLVTYKYKLIGNGQIAASYTGENPKDFIHRDL
- a CDS encoding PilN domain-containing protein; its protein translation is MYNIDINFLKDRKLDTSSATTTFKKKTAKPMGEKLPTLIGAGVAVAFIAAVGGSLLFLNNQKTSTNSTIAQLDQEIQRLQGQNSQIKQIETEIEAINREIGILVSVFNQIKPWSSMLTEIGTVTPPNVQIQGITQAENQTLTINGFAKSYDDVNDFLLTLKNSAFLNGEATNLTTTSIGPNPGSVATSRAQILGQETTGGATNDGVEITLPPVVLYTITTEITDKPAEELLNQLSRRGAIGLVSRITNLQRKGALKLQEVAATAQPEKPAEGEAKQ
- a CDS encoding secretin and TonB N-terminal domain-containing protein, with protein sequence MNKFSVNQIRFLSSTAVILLGWQSLALANPSLNKKLKIKNIPNSIAQSFPQNQDVLIPNPSIKIDGKPVDMSQPTPPPFLPRAVAPPVGDMSVSNVNTSSPTINLGTNITVPRLVLRDAPTTEVLALLSRAAGFNIIFTDKSNEGNTNTVSLDLENEPVQDVFNSVLMISGLKASLQGKTIFVGSKLPPTVKNAITRSIRLNQYSAIGAASFLNSQGAQGNIVEIKEETKDNKTTRTFEVKKLESAEKDNEYLVLKGLTVHADPINDTVTLVGEPNLVQTATSFLTQLDVRRRQVAVNVKVVDVTLDQQDSFGSSFSFGIDNTGVVQDGGVGVINFGTNNQNVDPQQWRTSGIEGPLTSEGYVDNELVDPYNQQITITEGFTNNLANNLANSLANTLNQSSNSNLTDNLNRNFTDTINRTLSQFGNTSNFSRNQVETLSRALTENLTNSVANTLNQSETSGLTRNITDSVARTVSRTLQGLPLASPNSGQISPFGTNADPNNPGTAANIRPGRNFNVPQAFLAQIRANVTSGNAKILTDPTLVVQEGQVGTVELVENVVTSVNTSIDQLSGVRTTTPVIEPAGLTLNVAIQKIDDNGFINLQVNPAISAPGTPQIFRSGVGADNVITPLVERKVSSGLIRLRDGQTLILSGIISDGERTQISKVPILGDLPIIGSLFRSTFKDKARSEVIVMLTPQVIDDSEGSSGFGYNYTPSRETGKYLRDRGLNVPTAPY
- a CDS encoding rubrerythrin family protein, whose translation is MDLSNKNTVKNLEAAFGGESMANRKYLFFAEVAKELGFKDLSKLFKETANQETEHAFAHFRLIHPELVVTDASKLSDEEKKQIVSRCLELAIEGETYEYTTMYPEFTAQAQADRDDKAEAEFQEQETESKQHAAIFRKAAQNFGFLTSIENHHANEYNEALKALDGKDGTPKAVSDDPNTRKWICRQCSMIYDPVIGDPDSGIVAGTIFEDIPEDWHCPICGAHKKLFVPYQEAIV